A stretch of DNA from Serinus canaria isolate serCan28SL12 chromosome 14, serCan2020, whole genome shotgun sequence:
AACTAAGCAGAGGCTCATTTCATTTGCAGTCCTGTTGTTATGGAGGTATGTACATTATGCTGTTAACACCAACTTTAGATCCCATGTACAGAGGGGTCTAAAAGGCTGGGTTGGTATTAGAGTGCAGCACATGCTGCTGTCCATGTGATGGAAAAGTGGTGCTGATACTGCTGTTCATGCTTTTCCTACTGGTTATGTCCAGGGATGGTACAGGCTCTGTCCATAAATACACATTGAGTGTGCTGTCAACTCTCCTAATGTTACTGGTGTTATATTGAAGTCTGATCCTGAGTTATTAAACCCCTGaggatctgaaaaaaaattttattttcttctgtttgcttaTTCTTAAGAACTGGCTGACTTTGAGTAGAGACTACAGAATAAAGTATAAGAAAACCCCATCACCACCATGTGTAGTACCTGAGTTAGAGTCATAACTGGTTGTTTGTTGCTCCAGTgacttgctttgttttcccaCAGGAGGCATGGATGTGATCTTCACTCTGCAAGGGGATCCCAGCCTGTTTGTGGCTtcagctgccagccagctcctggtgcaCATGCTCACCTTCTCCCTAGAGTCTGAAACATCCAGAGCTCTCAGTACCAAGGACTGTGACtggccagcctgtgcccagATGATTGTAGAGCACATCAAAGAGTCCCTTCAGTCTGGCTCTGCCTCTCACATCGAGCAGTCACTGAAGCTGCTGAGCAGTTTGTTTGGCAGTTGTTTTGGCAGTTGCTATGCTGCGTGGACTGAAGTCCTCTGGTCAGACATAGCAAAGCAAATAGAATCCTTTCTGCTGGAGGAGACTGTTcaagcacagcccctgctggctGATCTTTTGCTGAACGTGGCACGGTAAAGATCTTGTGGCACCTTGGAGCCCGTGCTGAGATAGATCTGTttgccaccctgggatgggtTACACTTACACTTCTCTCTCCCCAGATCCCCTGCATTTTGTGGCACTGAAGGCAGCTTTTGGGCATTAGTAACTTCTGCTCTGGAACACTTAACCCCAGTACAAGCAggtcctctggcagtgggacTTTTGAAGCTCTGCAAATGGTAGGACTTAAAGCAATGAAATTTCTGCACTCTGCAGGTGTTTCTGCTCCATAATTTCCCTTTCGGTggtgaaaaagcagcagaaaatcatCAGATGAATACAGCACATATAGATCTTGATTTCCAGGCTAAGTAACCCTTTTGTTCTAAGATAGAAGGACACTTTTGTTGACAAGATAATGCCTCTCTCCCAGCCTCCTTACACAGGATCCCACTCTCTATTTGCATAGCTTGGTAAAGCTGCTTCTAAATTCCAGAgccatttttcctctgctttcagtTAGCAAGGGGACCTTGGAAGAAGGCTCAGATTGTGATACTGCTTTTTTGTTCTATCATTGCTGGCATGTTTAAAAGTCTGCATGAAAATCATTATCCTGCTCAGCATTTGGGAGCAAGTATTTGGGAAAGAATTGAAGTTTACTTGTGTTGGTAACTGCTGTTTCCTCCTTGAAGCCCACAAGATGTCAGGATTCAGGCACTGACTGTTCTGCTTCAGCCAATGGACTGTATTTTGAGAGCAGCCTCCCAGCCTCTGGAATGTGCAGGTACAGTTGTGACAGAAAAGTTAGAGGCCAGTCTGCTTTCCAGTATTTTAAGTGCCTGGTGCAGCcaaaactggaggaaaaagagTAGGAGAAGTCAAGGACAGTAGCAGTGTTTGTGGTAAATCCTACTGCCAGTTGCATTTGAAGACATGTTCATACAATATCAGCTGAATATCCTGGTTAGCTTTAAAAATCACAGCCTTTTCTATTCACTGATGACCTGAGCTCTTCCTTTCTTTGGTCCTCTAGGTTTGCTGGATGAGTCTGTCAGTGATCCTGCCACTCTTGAAAGTCTTCTGTCCTCCAAGACATCTTGTGCTGGTCTCCTGTGTCAGACCCTCACTcacctggagaagctgctgtctCTGGTAATATTCAGAGAGGGGATAAAAAGAGCCTGGTCCTTGAAAGACAGTGTTAAGATGGTTGCAAACTTTTTCAGTAGAGCATAACAGAATGAGGGTTTCCATAGTTTAAGGAAATTTAGCACAGTAGGCTctaaacaggaaaacagagggatACTGAGACTCTTAAAGAGGGATTGcattaaagttttaaatttgTCTTGATGAGCTTTGTTACCATACCTTGCTTGTATTGCAATTACTGGTCCTGAGAAGAAACACAAATTGAGCTGCTTTCCCAAGCAGTCAGATGACTGTCCTTCCATCTgtgcagagaagagaggaagatAATTTCTTTGTAGTTATTGACACTGGGATACTTTAATAACCCGCTATTAGTTGCAACTTTTTGCTGCCTTCTGACCTAAAACTGCTCTGTACTTGAGACTGTTGCTGGaaactctttcttttctttctcacccATTAGAAACATTTAAGAGTGGATTTACCCTGTGTGTCTTTGCTGCACTCTCTCATGACAATATTACAATTCTGCAATGGCTTCCTGAGCCCAACTTCTCCTCTGGGAAGCACAATCAGCAGGAATCTGATCAATTGCTTCAGAGTGCAAAAGTCAGCTCTTGATGTCCTTGCAGCACTCTCAGAGAAAAAAGGTGAGTTAATCTTTGCTTTCTTATCCAAAACAATTTTACAGTAGTAGTTCAGCAGGGCTTTGGCTGCTCCACATCTCAGTATTGGTcctttgggtttgtgttttctgtttcagagtgTGACACTCTCATGGGAAGTCTGTTTGATGTCCTTCTGGCATATCTGCAGAGTCCAAACACCAGCCCTACTGTGAGTATAGAACTAGGGAGAGATCCAGGTCTATTGGTGTGCCCCAGTGGGGTGTAATTCTGATAAAGGGTCTGGCTGCAGTTGTTTCTTAGCACACTTTGTATTAGAATATGTAGGACTCTTGTCTTGTCCTGGGTGGCTTGCAGAAAATAGCTAAAATTATAGTGAGCAAGTAACTGAGCAGTACATTGAGAGTTCTTGAGAAGACAGGAGCCATCATGTCCAAGAGTAGCACTGACATACTCAGCTTGACACGGTCATGAAGTATCTTATTAAAgggatttggttttttgctttgtttcgTTTGAATGActctggtggcagctgcaaACCCAAAGCTGGAGGTACTAGAACTTTGTAATGCTAAGCTTAACACAAGGATTCTAATTGTTTGTCAGAAATTGTATTTAAGCTCCACTTTTTGTGACTGGCTTCTTAGTAAGGAGGCATATACACATTTTATTCTGATAAATTCTCTGTAAGTTTGAAGCTAAAATTAATTATACCTTTAAAGGCAGCACTGCCTCCTCCTTTACTAAGTCTTTACTTCTGCTTTACATTGCTTCAGGTTCTAAAGAAAACCTTTCAAGCTACATCCAAGTGGTTGGTGCACTTGCAGGAACTGTCCTCCTCCAACAGTCAGTGGCCACAAACTGAGAAGATTTTGGAAGGTAATGAAGCTGTTCCAGCTGGGACAAACAGCAGCTAGTGGCACACATGAAATCTGCTCCTGCTTACCCTTCCTGCTCAAAGCACTGGATTCACTTGTTCACAGTTATGTTGAATTTAAGTTCAGCTGTCCAAGTAGTGCTTTGCAGACCTCTGGAAGaagcacccagcagcagcaaaagggaTTGTATGAGATGAAATGGTGTAGAGGTTGTCCAGTGAGTGTTTCAGTAAGGCTTGTTGCCTTCCATGTCCATTCAGGTTTGTCACTTGCCTTTTACAGATGTGTTGGTGGTGCTGCAGAAACGTTTGTGCAGTCCCTGCTGGGAAGTAAGAGATTCTTCCCTGGAGTTCCTCACTTCCATGGTTAAATGCTTGAGAGGTAGGTGCAAAGATTTACCAGTTCAGATTTGAGGAGTATTTCCTTTAGTAGTGTGAAAGTCAGGCTGGTGTACCATCTTCTGACCTGTAACTGGAGggctgagaaaagaaagaagtgtcAAGATTTTTACTCTTAGATCATGAACAAAATCtgacaaaaatattaataaactTACCCTGCTTTTTCTGTAGAACTCAGATTGCTGTATCTGCCTTAATGGCAGTTTTGGTGAGCTAAATTGAGTTGTTGAGACTTGTCTGTCAAGGCAGATGACAGTGCTTAATGGCAGATAATACCTTCTGGTTTTCAGTTTGCTCTGCACTGGAGTCTGGTTTCTTTCagctggctgggggctggccTTTAGGAAGCTAAAAACCTAGACCTGCTTTATATGCTTGGGATTAATTACTGATTTTCTGCTTTACTGATAGCTCAGGCCTTGCAGCAGGTAGCACTGAGGCAAAGCTGATTTTCCTACAGTAGCTCTGAATGCTGGAAGGGAGGGGAATGTTATCAGCTGCTGTTGTCCCTGGGTCACAAAGGAAGTATCCAACATGCTCAGCTGCATCAGCACTTtaccctgcagcccctctcagtgctgcagttacttttgttttctctgccaTATTCCTGACAACAGGAAAGGAAggctgttttttcctcctttaagCAAAGGCATAAATTTGATGAGGCTGGAACCATGTCCCCACTTGCCTGCAGAAAGTTTTTTCTTGCTATTAAAACTAAGTGCAATTTTCCAAGTTCCAGTGTCTGTCAGGGCTTGACTaaaagctgctgggagagggggagCCTGACACAGAACATCAGCctggtcctgcagcagctccttccctggcagctgtccctgcaggcagtggCCATCCTTGTGTGAGGCAAAGGACTGTTTGCATTGGAAACAGCTTCATGCTCAGAGGGAATGAAGTACCACTTCATTGGATTGCTGTCTTGTTTACAGACCAGAAGGAGTACAGGCAGTGTCTCCTGTCCTCAGAGGTGCTGAGGCTGACAGAAAACCTGCTGGAGGACCCAGAGAGCTACGTTCGAGCGAGCGCCGTGACTGCAGTGGGACACCTGGCCCCCATCACTTGCTTTGCTCCAGAGTCACCTGTCACAGGCAATCAATATAACAAAGAGGTAGGATAACCTTTTCTGCATGAGCAATTCCCATCAGTTTACTGCTGTACTGCTTATAACTTTCTTCCCAAGTTATCTGCTGATGCAGGCAGGTTGCACAACCAGTAATGAGAAGATTTTTCGGCtctgttgtttttgtttctttgtgttttcctccCCTCACTgtgctttctctttttgcatCCAGAGCATTGTAGCAAAGCTTCAGGAGATCTTGTCAACAGACTCAGAGGGCTTTCCTAGGAGGGCTGTGATCAGCATCTTCACCAAGTGGCTGAGAGAAGGCTGCACAGGTCAGCTGGAAGATACAGAGCAGTTTGTCTCTAGAGTCATCCAGACTGTGGAGCACGACTTAGACTGGGAAGTCAGACTTGGTGGTTTGGAGCTGGTTGAAGTTTTCTGTAGTCAGACCATTTGCCAGCTTTCCCAGTGTCCCTATGCTCCTGTCTCCT
This window harbors:
- the BRAT1 gene encoding BRCA1-associated ATM activator 1 codes for the protein MDCILRAASQPLECAGLLDESVSDPATLESLLSSKTSCAGLLCQTLTHLEKLLSLKHLRVDLPCVSLLHSLMTILQFCNGFLSPTSPLGSTISRNLINCFRVQKSALDVLAALSEKKECDTLMGSLFDVLLAYLQSPNTSPTVLKKTFQATSKWLVHLQELSSSNSQWPQTEKILEDVLVVLQKRLCSPCWEVRDSSLEFLTSMVKCLRDQKEYRQCLLSSEVLRLTENLLEDPESYVRASAVTAVGHLAPITCFAPESPVTGNQYNKESIVAKLQEILSTDSEGFPRRAVISIFTKWLREGCTGQLEDTEQFVSRVIQTVEHDLDWEVRLGGLELVEVFCSQTICQLSQCPYAPVSSAVPSSSPQNELLQVFCRAKLFGFLFGSLCDCDKPVGQRACDVLVGLRGHFYPMSTLENPQEVEDSPAGRGIAWLQRTLRQGSLAQNFPMDGDVEVDFQDPESMMLALGAIDLLELHDELNKSSDHVEESPQSLLQDILAAVGTIEDNEVDCY